Genomic segment of Oscillatoria salina IIICB1:
AATTTACGTTCCTTTTTTTGTCGTCGCTTATGCTCGTGCTAAGGGAGGATACGAGTATTTGGCAACTCCTCGCGCGATGCTTGACAAGTTGCCAGATTACGCCCAACGAGCAACTTGGGCGCACCAAAACTCGTTTGAAGCGTTTATAATTTTTTCTGCTGCGGCTCTGATGGCATATGTGACGGGTGTAGACTCGTTAGTAGGTTTTGGGGCTGTAATAGCATTTTTGGTGGCAAGATTGCTTTATTCGGTTTTCTATATTGCCAACATTCCCTTGGGGCGATCGCTGATGTTTGGCATCGGTTCTCTTTCTAGTATTACCCTGGTTGTGTTGAGCTTGTTGAATCTCAACAGCTAAATAAATAAAATTAATTGGGTAAGGCGGTTGGCTTTTCACACTGAAAGTCAATCGTTTTCTATCTTTCTTGAAAAATAACCTTTAATAATTGCTTATGGCTTCTAACTATTCTTTTGACATTGTCAGCGATTTTGATTATCAAGAAATGGTCAATGCTGTCGATCAAACCAATCGCGAAATTAAAAGCCGTTATGATTTGAAAAATACCCAAACTACGGTTGATTTGGAACCAGAAAAAATTATTGTCAATACTGACAGCGATTTGACTCTTAATGCTGTAGACGATATTCTGCGTGCGAAAGCGGCTAAACGCAATTTGTCTCAGAAAATCTTTGATTTTGGTAAACCTGAGTCTGCGGGTGGAAATCGCGTGCGTCAGGAAATTAAGCTCCAAAAAGGAATTAGTCAAGAACTTGCTAAAAAAATTAGCAAAATGATTCGAGATAATTTCAAAAAAATTCAAGCTTCAATTCAAGGTGATGCGGTGCGGGTTTCTAG
This window contains:
- a CDS encoding MAPEG family protein, which gives rise to MSISMPEILLYAIAGAAFLIYVPFFVVAYARAKGGYEYLATPRAMLDKLPDYAQRATWAHQNSFEAFIIFSAAALMAYVTGVDSLVGFGAVIAFLVARLLYSVFYIANIPLGRSLMFGIGSLSSITLVVLSLLNLNS
- a CDS encoding YajQ family cyclic di-GMP-binding protein → MASNYSFDIVSDFDYQEMVNAVDQTNREIKSRYDLKNTQTTVDLEPEKIIVNTDSDLTLNAVDDILRAKAAKRNLSQKIFDFGKPESAGGNRVRQEIKLQKGISQELAKKISKMIRDNFKKIQASIQGDAVRVSSKSKDDLQEVITLLKQEDFPVPLQFNNYR